Proteins encoded within one genomic window of Rhodobacter xanthinilyticus:
- a CDS encoding molybdopterin-containing oxidoreductase family protein, giving the protein MTTRFNPAAWARLFTPTRRQFLQTASAAAATALVMPAGARKANAFAYEPYPRDDDLETVVTSCAHNCGSRHMLVAHKKGDVIVRLSTDNGTYQGDAYGTDTEEKPQLRACLRGRSYRSRLYSPERLLYPMKRVGKRGEGKFKRVSWDQALTEIAERMVYLRDKYGPQALLDQSYAGASYGVLHKSDQIEGLLGRFLGMFGCRTSSWSVPSYQGTTFSSRMTFGTIEDGNEDDAYAHSKLIIMWGWNPAYTFHGGNTFYYMRMAKQRGCKFVLIDPQYTDSAAAYDAWWIPIRPNTDAAMMAGMAYHIWDNGWHDQGFIDRFVQGMDPGTTPNWAYQRGHESFKEYILGTNDGVPKTPEWAAEICGVKADDIRKLAEMYATTKPAALKASWAPGRNAYGEQYNRMAAALQAMTGNIGILGGCAEGVGKAWHSEAVAYPYDQYANVWYASIKSDRWAHIVLNYPNVTRQEAGLWPRSDQFDGVVPNIRGIFWQGSDWFNQLTNINKEIAAIRKLDEQGEGESLLVCSDSTITPTGIWADYLLPIATHFERHDVALPWYKGHYYIHRPKVIEPLGESKTDFQVYTELAWRLGFGPAYNPKAARDYFDNPDATDEAYLVDWWHKVQEHQHVEWSWEEFKKRGVYKFILSQPHVAFRAQIEQGLPFQTPSGKIEILSSQLAQIDDWSRTQYGYEIPAIPKWIEPWESLNHPLTATYPFHLISPHPRWRTHSIFNNIPWLRETFSQETTMNAADAKRMGIKHGDIVELWNDRGRVVTPVYVTERCMPGVLVLHEGAWMDLDKDGVDRAGNPDFLTKDDPSPAGAFAYNTVLCNIRKTDLHHRPGWDQLATARSHVFRRDQ; this is encoded by the coding sequence ATGACCACCCGGTTCAACCCCGCAGCCTGGGCACGGCTGTTCACCCCCACCCGGCGCCAGTTCCTGCAAACCGCCAGCGCCGCAGCCGCAACGGCACTGGTGATGCCAGCGGGCGCGCGCAAGGCCAATGCCTTCGCCTACGAGCCCTATCCGCGCGACGACGATCTTGAAACCGTCGTGACCTCCTGCGCGCATAACTGCGGCTCGCGGCACATGCTGGTGGCGCATAAGAAGGGCGACGTGATCGTGCGTCTGTCCACCGATAACGGCACCTATCAGGGCGATGCCTATGGCACCGACACCGAGGAAAAGCCGCAGTTGCGGGCCTGTCTGCGCGGGCGCAGCTACCGCTCGCGGCTCTATTCGCCCGAGCGGCTGCTGTATCCGATGAAGCGCGTGGGCAAGCGCGGCGAGGGCAAGTTCAAGCGCGTGAGCTGGGATCAGGCGCTGACCGAGATCGCCGAGCGTATGGTCTATCTGCGCGACAAATACGGGCCGCAGGCCCTGCTTGACCAATCCTATGCGGGCGCCTCTTACGGGGTTCTGCATAAATCCGACCAGATCGAGGGGCTGTTGGGCCGGTTTCTGGGTATGTTTGGCTGCCGCACCTCGAGCTGGTCGGTGCCCTCTTATCAGGGCACGACGTTTTCTAGCCGGATGACCTTCGGCACGATCGAAGATGGCAACGAGGATGACGCCTATGCGCATTCCAAGCTGATCATCATGTGGGGCTGGAACCCGGCCTATACCTTCCATGGCGGCAACACGTTCTATTACATGCGCATGGCCAAGCAGCGTGGCTGCAAGTTCGTGCTGATCGACCCGCAGTACACCGACTCGGCCGCCGCCTATGACGCCTGGTGGATCCCGATCCGTCCCAATACCGATGCCGCGATGATGGCAGGCATGGCCTATCACATCTGGGACAATGGCTGGCACGATCAGGGCTTCATCGACCGCTTCGTGCAGGGCATGGACCCGGGCACGACGCCGAACTGGGCCTATCAGCGGGGGCATGAAAGCTTCAAGGAATACATCCTTGGCACGAATGACGGCGTGCCGAAGACGCCCGAATGGGCCGCCGAGATCTGCGGCGTGAAGGCCGATGACATCCGCAAGCTGGCCGAAATGTATGCCACCACCAAGCCCGCCGCGCTCAAGGCCAGCTGGGCACCGGGGCGCAATGCCTATGGTGAGCAATATAACCGCATGGCGGCGGCGCTTCAGGCGATGACCGGCAATATCGGCATCCTCGGCGGCTGCGCCGAAGGCGTGGGCAAGGCCTGGCACTCCGAGGCGGTGGCCTATCCCTATGACCAATATGCCAACGTCTGGTATGCCTCGATCAAGTCCGACCGTTGGGCGCATATCGTGCTCAACTACCCCAATGTCACCCGGCAAGAGGCCGGTCTGTGGCCGCGCAGCGACCAGTTCGACGGGGTGGTTCCGAATATCCGCGGCATCTTCTGGCAGGGCTCGGACTGGTTCAACCAGTTGACGAACATCAACAAAGAGATCGCGGCCATCCGCAAGCTCGACGAACAGGGCGAGGGCGAAAGCCTTCTGGTTTGCTCGGACAGCACGATCACGCCGACCGGCATCTGGGCCGACTACCTGCTGCCCATCGCCACCCATTTCGAGCGCCACGATGTCGCGCTGCCCTGGTACAAGGGGCATTACTACATCCACCGCCCGAAGGTCATCGAGCCTCTGGGCGAGAGCAAGACCGACTTCCAGGTCTATACCGAGCTTGCCTGGCGCCTTGGCTTTGGCCCGGCCTACAACCCGAAGGCCGCGCGCGACTATTTCGACAATCCCGATGCGACCGACGAAGCCTATCTGGTCGACTGGTGGCACAAGGTGCAAGAGCACCAGCATGTCGAATGGAGCTGGGAAGAGTTCAAGAAGCGCGGCGTCTACAAGTTCATCCTGTCGCAGCCGCATGTCGCCTTCCGCGCCCAGATCGAGCAGGGCCTGCCGTTCCAGACCCCCTCGGGCAAGATCGAGATCCTGTCCTCGCAACTGGCGCAGATCGACGACTGGAGCCGCACGCAATACGGCTATGAAATCCCCGCGATCCCGAAATGGATCGAGCCCTGGGAAAGCCTCAACCATCCGCTGACCGCGACCTACCCCTTCCACCTGATCAGCCCGCATCCGCGCTGGCGCACGCATTCGATCTTCAACAACATCCCATGGCTGCGCGAGACCTTCAGTCAGGAAACGACGATGAACGCCGCCGATGCCAAACGCATGGGCATCAAGCATGGCGACATCGTCGAGTTGTGGAACGATCGCGGCCGCGTGGTGACCCCGGTCTATGTGACCGAGCGCTGTATGCCCGGCGTTCTGGTGCTGCATGAGGGCGCCTGGATGGACCTCGACAAGGACGGCGTGGACCGCGCGGGCAACCCGGATTTCCTGACCAAGGACGATCCCTCGCCCGCCGGGGCCTTCGCCTACAACACGGTGCTGTGCAACATCCGCAAGACCGACCTGCATCACCGCCCCGGATGGGATCAGCTGGCCACGGCGCGCTCCCATGTCTTCCGGCGCGATCAGTAA
- a CDS encoding HAMP domain-containing histidine kinase has protein sequence MIMARFRHWAGASVQRKLILALGGLLIVVSALFLAVLSTLYRNQMISVHARAAGQINELLQGALENAMLKRDIPGLLQILDGLGRQDDIARVMIVNPDFEVRFSSDPSRVGQMLDSPALQEALESRAPGARYLDEGGGEVAMRSINPVLNRSECRQCHGEAAEHPVNGLLVVDYRAGAIRREAFSGAIWLGVLGLAVVTLASAAMWIALRRMVIAPLDRLTAANRALAEGSLDTQLDIRGEDEIAGLGQAFNRMSAQIESQLATIRHSEAELQALLDALPDGVRVIGPDFRILRANRAYCRQTGHDPETVAGSFCYASSHGRDTPCPHTLVTCPVVELIEKGAPAVTFRDRHHCAGGARTVEVSSARIELAGDGPPCVVEAIRDLDTQARISQEERLSEIGLLAAGVAHEIFNPLSSVELALAALAREFDQGRPERARAYFDTIRSEVGKCIEITDNLLMLSAPPGEGRQLIELDRVVSGVSQLLNYQAEQGGITIVTELEPGLRLIATDADLRMLLTNLIMNAFHAMPKGGTVTLRGWREAGKVRLSVTDLGIGIAAADLERIFMPFWSRRADASMGRGLGLSIVRGILERHGATIEVESSLGRGSVFTVSFPDPDAPETDALQADAITSQETSP, from the coding sequence ATGATCATGGCCCGGTTCCGGCATTGGGCGGGCGCCTCGGTGCAGCGCAAGCTGATCCTCGCACTCGGTGGCTTGCTGATCGTCGTCTCGGCGCTATTCCTTGCCGTGCTCAGCACGCTTTACCGCAACCAGATGATCTCGGTTCACGCCCGCGCGGCCGGCCAGATCAACGAGCTGCTTCAGGGCGCACTGGAAAACGCAATGCTCAAGCGCGACATCCCAGGGCTTTTGCAGATCCTCGACGGGTTGGGTCGGCAGGACGACATCGCGCGGGTGATGATCGTCAATCCCGATTTCGAGGTGCGCTTCTCGTCGGACCCGTCGCGCGTCGGGCAGATGCTGGACAGCCCGGCGCTGCAAGAGGCGCTAGAAAGCCGCGCCCCCGGCGCGCGTTACCTTGACGAAGGCGGCGGCGAGGTCGCCATGCGCTCGATCAACCCGGTGCTGAACCGCAGCGAGTGCCGCCAGTGCCACGGCGAGGCGGCGGAACATCCCGTTAACGGGCTGCTGGTGGTGGATTACCGCGCCGGGGCGATCCGCCGCGAGGCTTTTTCCGGCGCGATCTGGCTGGGGGTTCTGGGGCTTGCTGTCGTGACGCTGGCCAGCGCCGCGATGTGGATCGCGCTGCGGCGCATGGTGATCGCACCGCTCGACCGTCTGACCGCCGCCAATCGCGCGCTGGCCGAAGGGTCGCTCGATACCCAGCTCGATATTAGGGGCGAAGATGAGATCGCCGGTCTCGGGCAGGCCTTCAACCGCATGTCCGCGCAGATTGAAAGCCAGCTGGCCACGATCCGCCACTCAGAGGCCGAGTTGCAGGCGCTGCTCGATGCGCTGCCCGACGGCGTGCGCGTGATCGGCCCCGACTTCCGCATCCTGCGCGCCAATCGCGCCTATTGCCGGCAGACCGGGCATGACCCGGAAACCGTCGCGGGCAGCTTCTGCTATGCCTCCAGCCACGGCCGAGACACGCCTTGCCCGCACACGCTGGTGACCTGCCCGGTGGTCGAACTGATCGAGAAAGGCGCCCCCGCGGTGACCTTCCGCGACCGGCATCACTGCGCCGGGGGCGCGCGCACGGTCGAGGTCAGCTCAGCCCGGATCGAACTGGCGGGTGACGGCCCGCCCTGCGTCGTCGAGGCGATCCGCGATCTCGACACGCAGGCCCGCATCTCGCAGGAAGAACGGCTAAGCGAGATCGGCCTCTTGGCCGCCGGGGTCGCGCATGAGATCTTCAATCCGCTCTCCTCGGTTGAACTCGCCCTTGCGGCGCTGGCGCGCGAATTCGACCAGGGCCGCCCGGAACGCGCCCGCGCCTATTTCGACACGATCCGCTCTGAGGTCGGCAAATGCATCGAGATCACCGACAACCTGCTGATGCTTTCAGCGCCGCCCGGCGAAGGCCGCCAATTGATCGAGCTTGACCGCGTCGTCTCGGGCGTCTCGCAACTGCTTAACTATCAGGCCGAGCAGGGCGGCATCACGATAGTGACCGAGTTGGAACCCGGCCTGCGGCTGATCGCCACCGATGCCGACCTGCGGATGCTGCTAACCAACCTGATCATGAATGCCTTCCACGCCATGCCCAAGGGCGGCACCGTCACGTTGCGCGGCTGGCGTGAGGCGGGCAAGGTGCGCCTGTCGGTCACCGATCTGGGCATCGGCATCGCGGCGGCGGATCTGGAGCGGATCTTCATGCCCTTCTGGTCGCGCCGCGCCGATGCGAGCATGGGCCGTGGGCTTGGCCTGTCGATCGTGCGCGGCATCCTCGAACGCCACGGCGCCACGATCGAGGTCGAAAGCAGCCTCGGGCGCGGTTCGGTCTTTACCGTCAGCTTCCCCGATCCCGACGCCCCGGAAACAGACGCCCTGCAGGCGGATGCCATCACCTCACAGGAGACGTCGCCATGA
- a CDS encoding iron-containing alcohol dehydrogenase — MGDVRAGVSAARAFGAECVVAVGGGASIDLGKAIAGLTGSKGDPEQYLELGPTPARSLTDPLPFIAMPTTSGTGAEATRNAVISVPERQLKISLRDPRLVPVLAIVDPALTDALPKALTLATGLDAITQLIESYLCNRANPVTDALCRDTLPEAIAALRCLMEGPSHTARDTMARASYLSGLALASSGLGVVHGLASVIGGRGGAHGAICGRLLADALKVNREAAVRAGQPTRRFDEVEAWLREGLGGTVSGPERLRAFIDRHGLPTLNDLHLSERDFAAVAQEALGASSTKANPVALSVDDIARILHGAARSK, encoded by the coding sequence TTGGGCGACGTCCGCGCCGGTGTCAGCGCCGCGCGCGCCTTTGGCGCGGAGTGCGTTGTCGCGGTCGGCGGGGGCGCGAGCATCGACCTTGGCAAGGCCATCGCGGGGCTGACGGGGTCAAAGGGCGACCCCGAGCAGTATCTGGAGTTGGGGCCAACCCCGGCCCGCAGCCTGACCGATCCGCTGCCCTTCATCGCCATGCCGACCACCTCGGGCACCGGGGCCGAGGCCACGCGCAACGCGGTCATCAGTGTGCCCGAGCGGCAGTTGAAGATCAGCCTGCGCGACCCCCGGCTGGTTCCGGTGTTGGCAATCGTCGATCCGGCCCTGACCGATGCGCTGCCCAAGGCGCTGACGCTTGCAACCGGGCTCGACGCGATCACGCAGTTGATCGAAAGCTATCTGTGCAACCGCGCGAACCCCGTTACCGATGCGCTGTGCCGCGACACGCTACCCGAGGCGATTGCCGCCCTGCGGTGCCTGATGGAGGGACCGTCACACACCGCACGCGATACCATGGCGCGGGCGAGCTACCTTAGCGGTCTGGCGCTGGCCAGTTCGGGGCTGGGCGTGGTGCATGGGCTTGCCTCGGTGATCGGTGGGCGCGGCGGTGCGCATGGCGCCATCTGCGGGCGGCTTCTGGCCGACGCGCTGAAGGTTAACCGCGAAGCGGCCGTGCGCGCGGGCCAGCCCACCCGGCGCTTTGATGAGGTCGAGGCGTGGCTGCGCGAAGGGCTTGGCGGAACGGTTAGCGGGCCAGAGCGTCTGCGTGCCTTCATCGACCGCCACGGCCTACCAACGCTGAACGATCTACACCTGTCCGAGCGCGATTTCGCTGCCGTCGCGCAAGAGGCCCTTGGCGCCTCCTCGACCAAGGCAAATCCCGTTGCGCTCAGCGTCGATGACATTGCCCGGATCTTGCACGGCGCCGCGCGGAGCAAGTGA
- a CDS encoding 4Fe-4S dicluster domain-containing protein: MANKIDKEAIKANAAKRKREGYTPVVPEQQFGFIHNNVDCIGCRACEIACKDKNGLSAGPRFRRVQYIEGGTFPEVFAFKINMSCNHCAEPACIPTCPTGAIFKRPDNGVVDIDTTLCIGCRKCEASCPYGAPQFDPEENVVKKCNMCIDELEAGRKPYCVSACMMRVLDIGPIDQLRDGSYETKARGPNDEVVRQVKSMADPELTNPSIVFVPHSKGRVDG; the protein is encoded by the coding sequence ATGGCCAACAAGATCGACAAGGAAGCCATCAAGGCCAATGCCGCCAAGCGCAAGCGCGAGGGCTACACCCCCGTAGTCCCCGAGCAGCAGTTCGGCTTCATCCACAACAACGTGGATTGCATCGGCTGTCGTGCCTGCGAGATCGCCTGCAAGGACAAGAACGGGCTTTCGGCGGGGCCGCGCTTTCGCCGCGTGCAATATATCGAGGGCGGCACGTTCCCCGAGGTTTTCGCCTTCAAGATCAACATGTCGTGCAACCATTGCGCGGAGCCGGCCTGCATCCCGACCTGCCCGACCGGCGCGATCTTCAAGCGCCCCGACAATGGCGTTGTGGACATCGACACCACGCTGTGCATCGGCTGCCGCAAATGCGAGGCCTCGTGCCCCTATGGCGCGCCGCAGTTCGACCCCGAAGAGAACGTCGTCAAGAAGTGCAACATGTGCATCGACGAGCTGGAGGCAGGGCGCAAACCCTATTGCGTCTCGGCCTGCATGATGCGGGTGCTCGACATCGGGCCGATCGACCAGCTGCGCGATGGCAGCTACGAGACGAAAGCGCGCGGGCCGAACGATGAGGTCGTGCGTCAGGTCAAATCCATGGCCGACCCGGAACTAACCAATCCCTCAATCGTGTTCGTTCCGCATTCGAAAGGGCGGGTCGATGGGTGA
- a CDS encoding TorD/DmsD family molecular chaperone, with amino-acid sequence MGEPQTSLPSPPLPRAAPDTARGTLDTAAEALGLLIRLFDREADSDLMCGLRAIQAPDMFEALLPSPEGRAGAQVLRVALSGLPEQVPARALDALAADYADVFLTHGYRLAPNASVWLTEEKLERQGPMFEVRDWYAHYGVTVPDWRKRADDHIVHELQFLGLLLNLGTEASMADAAHFLDAHLLPWVPEFGRRMALRVAEPLYAAAGLLCAAYLEALRDELEDLTGLARQPRKSVPASSQPEAEAAPFVPGAAESW; translated from the coding sequence ATGGGTGAACCTCAAACCAGTCTCCCCTCCCCGCCCCTGCCCCGTGCCGCCCCTGATACGGCACGGGGCACCCTTGATACCGCCGCCGAGGCGCTTGGCCTGCTGATCCGCCTCTTTGACCGCGAGGCGGACAGCGATCTGATGTGCGGACTGCGTGCCATTCAGGCGCCCGATATGTTCGAGGCGCTGCTGCCTTCGCCCGAGGGTCGCGCAGGCGCCCAGGTCCTGCGGGTTGCCCTGTCGGGCCTGCCCGAGCAGGTTCCCGCCCGCGCGCTGGATGCCTTGGCCGCCGATTACGCCGATGTATTCCTGACGCATGGCTACCGGCTGGCGCCCAACGCCTCGGTCTGGCTGACCGAGGAAAAGCTGGAGCGTCAGGGCCCGATGTTCGAGGTGCGCGACTGGTATGCGCATTACGGCGTAACCGTCCCTGACTGGCGCAAGCGCGCCGACGATCATATCGTGCATGAGCTGCAATTCCTTGGCCTGCTGCTGAACCTCGGCACCGAGGCGAGCATGGCCGATGCGGCGCATTTCCTTGACGCGCATCTGCTGCCCTGGGTGCCCGAGTTCGGTCGCAGAATGGCCCTTCGCGTGGCCGAGCCGCTCTATGCCGCTGCGGGGCTGCTCTGCGCAGCCTACCTTGAGGCCCTGCGCGACGAGCTTGAGGATCTGACCGGCCTTGCGCGTCAGCCGCGCAAATCGGTCCCCGCCTCAAGCCAGCCCGAGGCCGAGGCCGCGCCCTTCGTGCCCGGAGCGGCCGAGAGTTGGTAA
- a CDS encoding sigma-54-dependent transcriptional regulator — translation MTPPPVAPRPILVVEDDRTLNRLLCDQLAELGHDARGARSRAEALEMLGYFAPALAILDMRLPDTDGMTFLPELREFCPVVILTAFGSIDQAVRAVKAGAVEYMVKPVSPDSLELALGRVFETAALRRDLAFWQAKAQRADQMTLTGDSPVMVELRRMIGLVAASDAPVLLRGEAGTGKTAVAEAIHMQSPRANARFVTIDCDPELSAADLFGSLPGSGTPRREGLFAAAEAGTVFLNEIEKLPLTLQAPVLRVMEQGCYRPQGSVMSLPCPVRLIAATAADLEGAAREGRFRPELFYRLSALSLAVPALRERAQDIPTLAEFLLENRSFQRGVDKVLPRETRTALQSYDWPGNIRELRNAIERGLIMSAGRAEILPADVGLAGQTGVQAAGSNGILLRFAAPPTLEEMRDAYLQLLLDRFGGNRQKLAETLGISERNTYRILRKIN, via the coding sequence ATGACACCTCCCCCCGTAGCCCCGCGCCCGATCCTTGTGGTCGAGGACGACCGCACCCTGAACCGCCTGCTCTGCGACCAGTTGGCCGAACTGGGACATGACGCACGCGGCGCGCGCTCCCGAGCCGAAGCGCTGGAGATGCTGGGATATTTCGCCCCGGCGCTGGCGATCCTCGACATGCGCCTGCCCGATACCGACGGCATGACCTTCCTGCCGGAGCTGCGCGAGTTCTGCCCTGTGGTGATCCTGACGGCCTTCGGCTCGATCGACCAGGCGGTGCGCGCGGTCAAAGCGGGGGCGGTGGAATATATGGTCAAGCCGGTCTCACCCGACAGCCTTGAACTGGCGCTTGGGCGGGTGTTCGAGACAGCTGCGCTGCGGCGTGATCTGGCGTTCTGGCAGGCCAAGGCCCAACGCGCCGACCAGATGACCCTAACCGGCGACAGCCCCGTGATGGTTGAGTTACGCCGCATGATCGGCCTGGTCGCGGCCTCGGATGCGCCGGTGCTGCTGCGTGGCGAGGCGGGCACCGGAAAGACCGCCGTGGCCGAGGCGATCCACATGCAAAGCCCGCGCGCCAACGCGCGTTTCGTGACCATCGACTGCGACCCGGAACTAAGCGCGGCCGATCTCTTCGGCAGCCTGCCGGGTAGCGGCACACCCCGGCGCGAGGGCCTTTTTGCCGCCGCCGAGGCCGGGACGGTATTTCTGAACGAAATCGAAAAGCTGCCGCTGACCCTGCAAGCCCCGGTATTGCGGGTGATGGAGCAGGGCTGCTACCGGCCGCAGGGCTCGGTCATGTCGCTGCCCTGCCCCGTGCGGCTGATCGCGGCCACCGCCGCCGACCTTGAAGGCGCCGCGCGCGAGGGCCGCTTCCGCCCCGAGCTGTTCTATCGCCTCTCGGCCCTCAGCCTGGCGGTGCCCGCACTGCGCGAGCGCGCGCAGGACATCCCGACATTGGCCGAGTTCCTGCTGGAGAACCGCTCGTTCCAGCGCGGCGTCGACAAGGTTCTGCCGCGCGAAACCCGCACCGCGCTGCAAAGCTACGATTGGCCCGGGAATATTCGCGAATTGCGCAACGCAATTGAACGCGGGCTGATCATGTCCGCCGGCCGCGCCGAGATCCTGCCCGCCGATGTCGGGCTGGCTGGCCAGACCGGCGTACAGGCCGCTGGCAGCAACGGGATCTTGCTGCGTTTCGCAGCGCCGCCCACGCTTGAGGAAATGCGCGACGCCTATCTGCAACTGCTGCTCGACCGGTTTGGCGGCAACCGCCAGAAACTGGCCGAGACGCTCGGGATTTCCGAGCGCAACACCTACCGCATCTTGCGCAAGATCAACTGA
- a CDS encoding c-type cytochrome, which produces MTKFESILGLAFGVLLGSTSLVALNAVGSLLYSISVDEPASAPEATAEAAPSQTASATAPAPAEAQVAALDPEAGAKVFQKCAACHTADQGGAARTGPNLWNIVARPVASAAGFSYSEAMLAQANEVWSPERLDQYLTKPKDMVPGTTMAFAGLSKPADRHNLIAWLAGQNDAPIAPGDLPFAQSDAVASEAPAATEAPAAEAPEIAQIPFTNPPAPSAEQEAEIAARVAALEAEVEGLSYDEARYHPIHFPKNIETASNAECLVCHQEINDAKPRAESPAGVQAETSLAWYQTLDTYSGPQADLHWRHLQSDFAQEVMNLQCNFCHQGNDPREESPDMMPGRPFFSASASPEFTNRKMVNPETTCLRCHGAMPDPVEIMGLGGPWHEVRGDMEDPTDPATANGCLSCHGELFRTNRHNVTYLNAANIEELAKEVSSDTCYGCHGGRAWYRISYPYARHPWPGMDPETPAWAADRPTASDEKYRLPETAE; this is translated from the coding sequence ATGACGAAATTCGAATCCATTCTCGGTCTGGCATTCGGCGTATTGCTCGGTTCCACGTCGCTGGTGGCTTTGAATGCCGTCGGCTCCTTGCTTTACTCGATTTCAGTTGATGAACCGGCCAGCGCGCCGGAGGCGACGGCAGAGGCCGCGCCGTCCCAAACCGCATCCGCGACCGCCCCGGCACCGGCCGAGGCTCAGGTCGCCGCACTCGACCCCGAGGCTGGCGCCAAGGTCTTCCAGAAATGCGCCGCCTGCCATACAGCGGATCAGGGCGGCGCCGCTCGCACCGGCCCGAACCTGTGGAACATCGTCGCGCGTCCCGTGGCCTCGGCTGCGGGCTTTTCCTATTCCGAGGCCATGCTGGCCCAGGCGAATGAGGTCTGGAGCCCCGAGCGGCTCGACCAATATCTGACCAAGCCCAAGGATATGGTCCCCGGCACCACGATGGCCTTCGCTGGCCTGTCCAAACCCGCCGACCGGCACAATCTGATTGCCTGGCTGGCCGGTCAGAACGACGCACCGATCGCGCCGGGCGATCTGCCCTTCGCGCAGTCCGATGCGGTGGCCTCCGAAGCACCGGCCGCGACCGAGGCGCCCGCAGCCGAGGCGCCCGAGATCGCGCAGATCCCCTTTACCAACCCGCCCGCGCCGAGCGCCGAGCAGGAAGCCGAGATCGCCGCACGCGTTGCCGCCCTTGAGGCCGAAGTCGAAGGCCTTAGCTACGACGAGGCGCGCTATCACCCGATCCATTTCCCGAAGAACATCGAGACGGCCTCGAATGCCGAATGCCTCGTGTGTCACCAGGAAATCAACGATGCCAAGCCGCGCGCGGAAAGCCCCGCCGGGGTGCAGGCCGAAACGAGCCTCGCCTGGTATCAAACGCTGGATACCTACAGCGGCCCGCAGGCCGACCTGCATTGGCGCCACCTGCAAAGCGATTTCGCGCAGGAGGTGATGAACCTTCAGTGCAACTTCTGCCACCAGGGCAATGACCCGCGCGAGGAAAGCCCCGACATGATGCCGGGCCGCCCCTTCTTCAGCGCCTCGGCCAGCCCCGAGTTCACCAACCGCAAGATGGTCAACCCCGAGACCACCTGCCTGCGCTGCCATGGCGCGATGCCGGACCCCGTCGAGATCATGGGCCTTGGTGGTCCGTGGCACGAGGTGCGCGGCGATATGGAAGACCCCACCGATCCGGCAACCGCGAATGGCTGCCTGAGCTGCCATGGTGAGCTGTTCCGCACCAACCGTCACAACGTGACCTACCTCAACGCGGCCAATATCGAAGAGCTGGCGAAAGAGGTCTCGTCGGACACCTGCTACGGCTGCCACGGCGGGCGCGCCTGGTATCGGATCTCGTATCCCTATGCGCGGCACCCCTGGCCCGGAATGGACCCCGAGACCCCCGCCTGGGCCGCTGACCGCCCCACCGCCTCGGACGAAAAATACCGTCTGCCCGAAACTGCCGAGTGA
- a CDS encoding 4Fe-4S binding protein, whose amino-acid sequence MVTSALPRLAAGSCTAARLSASSCAACIEACPHGALEPIRGGLQIEPERCSGCGLCAAACPESALSLPGSSAVAARRGGVALALCPRHPQGDASRPCAHALSLNDLATLLAEGVHRIALASGDCATCPDKPPEGHDLSARTAQISALAEGRGLAGLGLAPASHAEITTLLREAPENPARRNIFKRVATPETQVDALARLQAEPCRDSEVFAATPRIDANRCTGCEACLRICPHGVLIRIKDDEGNPCYRTEPAACTGCGLCADVCDEDALQLAAMAPAPPDVPLQAYACRGCGVSVHEPAAHRPANAEGGLCPVCRRTGHHRKLFQVLS is encoded by the coding sequence TTGGTAACCAGCGCCCTGCCCCGGCTGGCCGCGGGCAGTTGCACCGCCGCCCGTCTGTCCGCCAGTTCCTGCGCGGCCTGTATCGAGGCCTGCCCCCACGGTGCGCTTGAACCGATCCGCGGCGGGTTGCAGATCGAGCCGGAACGCTGCTCGGGCTGCGGGCTCTGTGCGGCGGCCTGCCCCGAAAGCGCGCTCTCGTTGCCCGGCTCCTCTGCCGTTGCAGCACGGCGCGGCGGGGTGGCATTGGCGCTTTGCCCGCGCCACCCCCAGGGTGATGCATCGCGCCCCTGCGCCCATGCGCTGTCGCTGAACGATCTTGCCACGCTTCTGGCAGAGGGTGTGCACCGTATCGCGCTGGCCAGCGGCGATTGCGCGACCTGTCCTGACAAGCCGCCCGAGGGGCATGATCTGTCGGCGCGCACAGCGCAGATCTCGGCGCTGGCCGAGGGCCGCGGGCTGGCGGGGCTTGGACTGGCGCCCGCCAGCCATGCCGAAATCACGACCCTGCTGCGCGAAGCCCCCGAAAACCCCGCGCGCCGCAACATTTTCAAGCGCGTTGCCACTCCCGAGACTCAGGTAGACGCACTGGCACGGTTGCAGGCAGAACCCTGCCGTGACAGCGAGGTTTTCGCCGCCACTCCTCGCATTGACGCCAATAGATGCACGGGCTGCGAGGCATGTTTGCGCATTTGCCCCCATGGCGTTCTGATCCGTATCAAGGACGACGAGGGAAATCCGTGCTACCGGACCGAGCCTGCGGCCTGCACCGGCTGCGGGCTTTGTGCCGATGTCTGCGACGAGGATGCCTTGCAACTAGCCGCGATGGCCCCAGCCCCCCCCGACGTGCCGCTGCAAGCCTATGCCTGCCGCGGCTGCGGGGTATCGGTGCATGAGCCTGCCGCGCATCGCCCCGCGAACGCTGAAGGAGGCCTTTGCCCGGTCTGCCGCCGCACCGGGCATCACCGCAAGCTGTTTCAGGTGCTGTCATGA